A window from Kovacikia minuta CCNUW1 encodes these proteins:
- a CDS encoding cupin domain-containing protein, with translation MLIRKLNACEEFVAGDGTLLRELLHPDKQPIELRYSLAQAILPVGQTSIPHSLKTSEVYYILRGRGEMSINSETESVEPGDAIYIPPNARQSIYNNGAEPLVFICMVDPAWRKEDETVYTETTQEL, from the coding sequence ATGCTGATTCGGAAACTGAATGCCTGTGAAGAATTTGTTGCAGGGGATGGAACGTTGTTGCGAGAGTTGTTGCACCCAGATAAGCAGCCGATCGAATTACGCTACAGCCTGGCGCAGGCGATCTTGCCCGTCGGTCAAACCTCCATCCCCCATTCCCTCAAAACTTCTGAAGTCTATTACATCCTCAGGGGTAGGGGAGAGATGTCGATCAATAGCGAAACCGAATCCGTAGAACCGGGTGATGCGATTTATATTCCCCCCAATGCCAGACAGTCTATTTACAACAACGGTGCAGAACCCCTCGTTTTTATTTGTATGGTTGACCCTGCTTGGCGCAAGGAAGATGAAACCGTCTACACCGAAACCACCCAAGAGTTGTAA